Genomic window (Thermodesulfobacteriota bacterium):
CTTAACCTGAATGAGCTCAGAGATAGGAGAACTTCAGAATTAATGAAGATCGCACGGGAGCTACATATCGAAGAAACATCTAGAATGTCAAAACAAGATCTTATATATGCTGTTTTAAAAGCCCAGAGCGAGAAGGAGGGGATGATTTATGCCGAGGGTGTCCTCGAAATACTTTCGGAAGGTTACGGTTTTTTAAGATCACCAAAATACAGTTATCTTCCCGGTCCTGATGATATTTACGTCTCAAAATCACAGATCCGCTCATTTAATCTCAAAACAGGTGACACAGTTGGCGGCCAGGTTCGCCTTCCTAGAGAGGGGGAGAAGAATCTTGCGCTTTTAAAAATTGAACTAGTTAATCAAGATTCACTTGAATCATGCAAGGAAAGGGTTCCGTTCGAGGGCCTCGTCCCACTTCACCCTGATGAGAAAATCAACTTAGAGTATGACCCCAACGAATTCTGTTCAAGAGTAATGGATTTATTTATACCCGTTGGTAAAGGTCAGAGGGGCGTCATAGTTGCTCCGCCAAGAACTGGAAAAACCATTCTTCTGCAAAGAATCGCAAATGCTGTAACAAAGAACAACCCAGAAATAGTCCTTATAGTACTTCTTATAGATGAGCGTCCTGAAGAAGTCACAGATATGGAAAGATCGGTAAAAGGGGAAGTCGTCAGTTCAACCTTTGATGAGCCAGCACAGCGACATATCCAGGTTGCCGATATGGTACTTGAAAAAGCAAAGAGACTCGTTGAACATGGAAAAGACGTCGTGATTCTTCTAGACAGTCTAACTAGGCTCGCGCGTGCTAGCAATACGGTAACTCCGGCCAGTGGAAGGGTATTATCAGGAGGTATGGAAGCGAACGCTCTGCAAAGGCCCAAGAGATTTTTTGGGGCCGCCAGGAATACGGAAGAGGGTGGCAGCCTCACAATTATAGCCACGGCCTTAATAGATACTGGGAGCAGGATGGACGAGGTCATTTTCGAAGAATTTAAAGGCACGGGTAATATGGAGGTCTACTTAGACAGAAGATTGGCCGATAAGAGGATTTTTCCGGCAATTGATCTTCTAAAATCCGGAACAAGGAAGGAAGAATTATTACTTCCACCGGATGTTATCAATAGGGTATGGCTGCTTAGAAAGATACTCAGTCCTATGAATACAACTGAAGCAATGGAATTTCTTTTAGACAAAATTAGTGGAACCAAAACTAATAAGGAATTTCTCAATCTAATGAATCAGTGATTTTTATTTTTTATTCCATTCGATTCGGCTTCATTGCTATATTTTAATTTTTAAACAGATTCTGAGCTTTTTTTAGCGCCTCGATTAAACTATCAATCTCCTCCATAGTGTTGTATAAGTATAGACTTGCCCTAACAGCGTTATCTATATTAAGTCTTCTCATAAGAGGTTGTGCGCAGTGATGGCCAGAGCGTACTGCGATTCCTTCCCCATCCAGTATCCATGAAATATCATGAGGATGTATATCTTTTATGTTAAAAGTAAATACTCCAAGCTTATCTACAACATCTTTTGGACCGTGAAGTTCAATCCATGGCAGATCTAGGAGTCTTTCAAGAGTGTAACTAGTAAGTAATTTTTCATAGTTTTGAATTTCTTCAAAGCCGATCCTATTCAAATAATCGATGGCTGCACCTAATCCTACCCCACCTGCGATATTCGGGGTTCCGGCTTCATATTTCCATGGTAGTTCATTCCATGTTGATTTATCAATTGTTACAGTCTCTATCATATCACCGCCATAATTAAAGGGCTCCATTTGTTCAAGAAGTTCTTTTCGTCCATAGAGAAATCCGGTGCCTGTTGGACCCAACATCTTATGTCCTGAAGCTACTAAAAAATCACAACCGAGCGCTGAAACATCAACGGGGAGATGGGGCACTGATTGAGCTGCATCAACCAGGACCAAGGCCCCAACCTTCTTTGCCTCGTCAACAATCTCTTTTACTGGATTAACTACACCCAAAACATTTGATGCATGAACTACGGACACAAGTTTCGTCCTTTCTGAAATAAACTTTGGAAGATCTTCAACCCTCAATCTGCCTTCATCGTCAACGTCCAAAAACTTTACCTCTATTCCCTTCAATCTTTTAAGCATTTGCCATGGAACAATATTCGAGTGATGCTCCATAATGGTAGTTACGATCTCATCCCCTTTCTGAAGATTGTGAAGACCCCAGGCATATGCTACAAGATTTATTGCCTCAGTGGCATTTCTTGTAAATATTATTTCTCTCCAACTCTTTGCCCCTATGAAATTTGCAACACTCTTGTGCGCATTTTCATATAGAACAGTAGACTCGTGACTAAGCGTATGGACAGCCCTATGAATATTCGCATTTACTGTCTCATAAAAGCTTTTTTCGGCCTCTATCACATATCTTGGTTTTTGAGTTGTTGCGGCATTGTCAAGATAGATAAGTGGTTTGCCCCCTATTTTTCTTTCGAAGATAGGAAAGTCTTTTCTAATTTCATTGGATTCAAATTTTATAGAATTTAGATATTCCTTTTGCATATCTAGCCCCTAGTTTATACGTTATCAATCTACTAAAACGTATATATCATCCCCCTCCACTTTTAATTCATATGTTTCGACTGGTTCTACAGCAGGCATACATAGGGCTTCGCCGGTCTTCACATTGAACTCCGCTCCGTGGTAAGCGCAAGTAATAGTCTCATTCTCCAAGACTCCGTCTGAAAGAGGAAATTCCATGTGGGTACATTTGTCTTTGATTGCATAGAAATAACCGCCAACGTTGCAAACTGCAATGATCTCATTGTCTACCGCAAACGATTTAACTTCCCCAGGTAAGATCTCAGATTTAATTGCAACCCTGATAAACCCATTATTCATGTAAATTTTCTTACCTTCTCATTTGCAACAAAGTTATGGCTCTGCTCAGGCTTGGCTATTTTATATGCTTCATTCTTCTCCAGGCCAGTCATTTTTCCCAAAAAGTCCAGATTTTAAAACCTTGAGAGACAACAGTGCACATTTTAACCTGACTGGACTAATTCTCATCCCTATTGCTTCTAGCAAGTCATCCGCAGTAATTTCTCTTACAGATTCCAAATCTTTATTCACTATCATTTCAGTTAATATTGATGCAGAAGCCTGGCTTATAGCGCACCCTTTACCAGAAAATCCTGTCTCACTAACTTTGTTATTTTTAATTCTAAAATCGAAACGTATTACATCCCCACACAAAGGATTACCTTCCTCATAAGAGATATCCGGTTCACTAAGCCTTTTATAGTTTCTTGGGTGTTTGAAGTGATCTAGAATATAATCAAATTGCTCAGTATTCATCTTTTTTTTGTTCTCAATTTAATAATGATGTTCCTATCTATCAATCCGGATTTCCCAAAAACATAGAGCTCATGGAATACTTTTAAATACACTTCGTTTACGTTAACTTGGTAGTTGAATCAAGTTCCCTTTTGCAAACCACTCTGTCACAAGCTTTTCGATGTAATCTCTGATTTGTTCCACATTCATACTCTCTAGGCTCTTGCTTGTGAAAGCATACAGTAGCATTGCACGAGCAGATTCTTCGGATAAGCCACGGGATCGAATATAGAAAATGGCATTCTCATCTATCTGTCCTATAGTAGCACCGTGGGTGCATTTCACATCATCCGCATAAATTTCAAGTTGAGGCTTAGTATCTATCTGTGCCGAATCGGAAAGTAGAAGATTTCTATTTGTCTGTTTGGCATCCGTTTTCTGAGCATCTTTATGCACAATAATTCGGCCGTGGAATACTCCCCTTGACTTGCCATTTAAGACACCATTATAAAGTTGTCGACTGTCGCAATGGGGACTCACATGTTCTACTTTCATGTAATTATCCATATGTTGCCTGCCTGTAGACATGAACAAACCGTTTATAAATGAATGGCAGCCCTCTCCAGCAAGCACTGGATGAACATTATTTCTTACAAGAGATCCACCAAGCAGTAAAGAGTGGGAATTTAGGTTGCTATTACGCATCTGTTCAACCCGTAGAGTAGAAACGTTATAGGCCTTTACGCTCTCTCTTTCAATCATATAATGATCAAGCGTACTGTTTTCACCAATAACGACCTCTGTAACGACGTTAGAGAAATATACATTGCTACCCAGTGAAACATAATGTTCAATAATGTTAGCCTGACTGTTATCCTCAAGAATTATCAAATTACGGGGATTCGCAATACAAGGAATGTCATTAATGGTCGTTATATATAACAAATGGATAGGTTCATGAAGCAAAACCCCTTTTGGTATTGATACGAATGCACCATCTTCCATAAAGGCTGTGTTCAGTGCTGTAAAAGCTTCATGTTCGAAGTCAGCATAGTGCGTGAGATGCTCGCTCAACAAATCCTGGTAATCAAACAATGCTTTTGTAAGATTTGATATTCTAACTCCGCCGCTAGTATTTAGCGAAGAAAGTTCAACCGAAAATCTGCCATCGATAAAGACTAGTTGATTTTGTAACGAATCAGAAAAAACAAATGGCTCTATATCATTCCTTGATAGATTTGATTTCCCATTAAGCATTAATCTGAAGGGAGTGCGTTCAATTGGAGCCAGGTTTGTAAATCTCCAGTCTTCGTCATGGATTGTAGGGAACCCCAATTTCTTAAACGCGTGTATGGCTTTTTCTCGATTCTCCCTAAACCATCTAATCTCTCTACCGGCAGAGTACTCCTGATATTTAAGGAAGCCTTCAAGATAGCTATCAATATCCTGCATCTCAATTTCCATTTTCGATCACCCTATTAATTTCGAGCCACATTGCTGTTAGTCAGTTCATCGCCAACCCCCACGTACCCTTTGTCTTCAAGCTCTAATGCCAATTCTTTTCCACCTGATTTTACTATTCTCCCATCTACCAGTACATGTACAATGTCAGGAATTATGTAGTTAAGGAGCCTCTGGTAATGAGTGATTATCAAAAAGGACCGTTCATCTGTTCGCATCGTGTTTACACCCCTGGCGACAATCTTAAGGGCATCAATATCCAACCCCGAATCAGTCTCATCTAGTATGGCAAACCTGGGCTCCAAAACCTGCAATTGAAAGATCTCATTCCGCTTTTTCTCACCCCCGGAAAAGCCCTCATTCACGGAGCGTTGTAAAAGATTGTCATCAACGTCGAGAGATTTCATCCTCTCCTTTACCAGCTTGACAAACTCGACGTGCTTAAGGGGTTCGAGACCCTTGTGCTTTCTAATAGCATTCAATGCTTCCCGAAGGAAGTATGTATTTGCAACACCTGGTATTTCTACAGGGTATTGGAAAGCCATGAAAATACCCTCACGTGCCCTTTCCTCGGGAGACATTTCTAAGAGGTTTCTACCCTCGTACAGAATTTCACCGTCCGTAACCTTGTATGTATCGCGTCCTGCAAGTACCTGAGCTAATGTACTCTTTCCCGAACCATTGGGACCCATTATAGAGTGTATCTCCCCGGGATTAATCGCCAGGCTCAATCCCTTGAGAATTTCCTGGTTGTCCACACTCACATGTAAGTTCTTTATCTCAAGCATAATTCCTCCATGTAATTATCTATTAAATAATGGTTTTCGTGACAATGAGTAATAGGTTCAGTTTGGATTGTCTATCCGACGCTTCCCTCAAGACTGACACTCAATAGTCGTTCTGCCTCTACAGCAAATTCGAATGGCAGCTCACGGAATACCTTTTTACAAAACCCATTGACAATGAGTGAAACCGCATCCTCAGCAGAGAGACCCCTTTGTCGACAATAAAAGATCTGATCATCGCCTATTTTAGATGTGCTTGCTTCGTGTTCCATCCGGGCTGTAGAGTTCTTTACTTCTATATAAGGAAATGTATGAGCTCCGCATTTATCTCCTATGAGCATGGAGTCACACTGCGTATAGTTACGCGCACCGGTAGCATTCTTACCAATTTGAACTAACCCTCGATATGTGTTTTGACCGTAGCCAGCAGATATTCCTTTTGATACGATAGTGCTACTCGTATTCTTACCTATATGAATCATCTTAGTTCCCGTATCAGCCTGCTGGCGATTGTTAGTTAATGCGACAGAATAAAATTCACCCACGGAATTGTCACCCTCGAGAATACAACTTGGATATTTCCATGTTATAGCAGAACCGGTCTCGACTTGTGTCCAGGAAATATGAGAATTTCTCCCTATGCATCTTCCCCTTTTTGTGACAAAGTTGTAAATACCCCCTTTACCATCCTTGTCACCTGGATACCAATTCTGTATTGTAGAATACTTGATTGTTGCATCATTGTGAGCTATAAGTTCTACTACAGCCGCATGCAACTGGTTTTCATCACGTTTTGGTGCGGTACATCCCTCAAGGTAGCTAACGTAGCTTCCTTCTTCCGCAATGATCAGCGTTCTTTCAAACTGTCCTGTATTCTCTGCATTTATACGGAAATATGTAGACAATTCCATAGGACAGCGAACACCCTTTGGAACATAAACGAAGGAACCATCCGTAAACACCGCAGAGTTGAGGGCGGCAAAGTAGTTGTCGTTATGAGGTACTACAAACCCCATATACTTCTTAACCAATTCTGGATATTCCTGCACCGCCTCTGAAATAGAACAAAATATTATATTTAATTCAGCAAGTTTTTCCTTGAATGTTGTAATCAGCGAAACACTGTCAAAGACTGCATCTACGGCAACACCTGCAAGCATCATTTGCTCTTCGAGAGGAATTCCGAGTTTTTCATATGTTGCCCTTAGTTCAGGGTCTATATCGTCTAGACTCTTCGCCTTCTTTGTCTGTTTAGGCGCGGCATAATAGCTAATATCGTTGTAGTCAATAGGGGGATAATGAACGTTATGCCATTTTGGCTCCTTCATTGTCAGCCAATTCCTATAGGCTTTTAGACGCCACTCTAACAACCATTCGGGTTCATTCTTCTTAGCTGAAATCATTCGAATGACATCCTCATTCAAACCCTTAGGTGCAATTTCCTGCTCGATGTTCGTAACGAATCCGTATTTGTATTCTTGTTTTGACAACTGTTCGAGATCTACGCTCATTTAATAGCCTCCAAATTTAAAGATATCAATATTTCGTTAACTTAAATCAGTTCCAATCTGCTTTAACATATCGTCGAGCGTTGTGTCCTCAAGTATCTTTATCATAGATACCCGAACCCTGTCCCATACAGGGAGTTGTGGACAACACGCATAAAGTGCACAGATCTTAGCCTTATCCATACAATCAATAATCCTCAGTTCACCCTCTATAGCCTCATATACCTCTCTCAGGTTAATTTCTTGTGGAGATTTTCTCAAAATATAACCTCCATCCGGGCCGACCATTGATCTTATAAGACCCCTTTTTACAAGCCTCCGCATTATCTTAGCCAGGTAGTTTTTCGGTATGTGTTGATGTTCTGATATCTCTTTCATGCTTGAGGTTAATACAGGGTTTTTCCCCATATAGGCCAAGGACCTCACAGCGTAATCTAATGTTCTACTTACTTGCATAATTTCTAACCCGATAACGAAGAATTATGGATATCATGCATCCATGATGTATATATTATATTTCTATCCTTCTATTTGTCAAGATTGAAGTGGGCTAATAGGGTTTGCAACTGGTAAAAACTAATGATGGGCAGTTTACCATAATTATAGCTACATGTCTAATTTCGAAAGAAGGAAAGATCAATTCTTGATTTTTAACATATAACGAGCTTGTGTGACACTCATTCCCCATCTATTCTGGGCTCAGGAACGATCATGATTTCCATGAGCTTTTTATCCCTTTTAATCATTATATCTGTCTTTATACCTGCTTTAGCTTCTCCTAACGCAACGACATAATCATATATGTTCGTAATCCGCTCGCCAGAGAACTCGATTATAACGTCCCCGTCTTTGAGTCCAGCCTTTTCCGCAGGACTTCCACCCCTAACACCCATCAGTCGAACCCCATCGGGATTTTCTGAATAATCAGGAATGGTACCCAGGTATACGTTGAAACCTGACGGACTCTTCTCTTCTCCTTTTACTTTGGAGAAGGCAATCATATCTAATGATCCATTTAATTCGAGGATAAGATCCGATATCAACATCAAGACCTTTTCTTCTCCTTCCGGGTTGATCTTTTGCCACTCGTCGCTTGGGGCATGATAATCGGAGTGGATACCGGTGAAAAAATGGAGAACCGGTATATTTTTGGTGTAAAATACGGTCTGATCGCTAGGGGCGATGCCACTATCTCGAAGCTTCAGCACTAAACCAACTCCAGAATTAACATTGTTGATTAAACCCTGCCATGCCGGCGATGAGCCGACTCCAAAGACTGTAAGCTCATTATTTTTAAGTCTCCCAATCATATCCATGTTTATCATAGCCTTGGCATTTTCTAATGGAATTTTTGGGTTCTTCACATAGTATGATGATCCCAAGATTCCAAGTTCCTCAGCAGAAAATGCTACAAATAGTAGGCTACTGTCTAGACTTTCTTTCTCGTGAGAAAAATACTCTGCTAGCTCTAACAATCCGGAAACACCCGAAGCGTTATCGTCGGCGCCATTATATATTTTATCACCCTTTTTTTCATCACCATGCCTCGAGGTATTCCCTCCAAGACCAATATGATCGTAATGAGCCCCGATCACTATCACTTCACGTTTATGGTCTGGATTAGAGCCCTCCAATAAGCCAATAACATTTGTAGTGTAGCTTCTTTCTGCAATCAAGTCTGTCTGTAAATAAACCGTTGTTTCAGGGACATTAAACGAAGAGTTTTTCTTGTTGGATAGCGCTAGTTCAAGGGATTTTAAGTCTCTGTCTGCATAACTCAAAATCGTTTTGCCTATATCTCTTCTAAGAACTACGGCTTGTATGCCCGAATCTGTAAAGGATGGGTCAAATCTCAAGCCGCCCAATTCTGCCTCCTCTTCCACTGACGATGGAGTCATGAATATTATGCCTTTTGCTCCCTTTTTTCTGGCGTTTATGGCTTTATATCTGAGTGGGGCATACGTATAAAATGGACTATCTTTAACATTACTCTCAGGAGTAAAGCGCAATACCAATACGATTTTATCTTTTATGTCTATTCTCTCGTAGTCATCATAATTCAATTCCGGGGCACTTATTCCATACCCTGCAAATACAAGGTCCCCCGTTGTCTCCCCCGTGCTGGAAAAACTAATGGGAATATAGTCTTCACCTATCCTAATAGATTCTCTACGTTTCCCATACTCTAGCGCGAGTGAATTCGCATCACCAATTTTCATTCCGTATAAAACTGGGAATTTCTGAAAATATGTTCCCTGGTCTCCTAATGGTTTAAGACCCGCCTTGCTAAATTCCTCTGCAATATATTTAGCGGCGATATTAGCACCTTGAGTCCCGGCCTTTCTTCCTTGAAGCTCATCAGAAGATAGATACCTTATGTGTGAAATGATTTCTTGAGAAGTTATTTCACCACCTTGTTTTCCAATTGAGAATACTGGAAACAATGTTATATAAACCAGGGCAATAAATGCTAGACCTTCTTTAATCACTCGAATAAGATATCATATTGAAGAAGAAATACTGAATCTAGATCACCATAAAGTGATCTAATACTGTTACTGATTCAACATATATAAAGGGTTAAGCAAATCAATTTTTGTTGGGTTTAATTATTACTCCAACATTGGTGAATTAGATTAACAATGCCTGAATTTTACTAACGATTCTGGAGGGACATAACTATGAAAGCCATATGGAATGGCACAGTCATTGCCGAAAGTGACGATACAATAGTCGTTGAAGGCAACCATTATTTCCCGCCGGAGAGTATCGAAAAAGAGTACTTTCAGGAAAGTGAGACCCATACTCTATGTTCCTGGAAGGGGGTAGCCAGTTATTACGATGTTGTTGTGAACGGTGATAGAAACAGGAATGCCGCCTGGTATTACCCAGAACCGAAAGAAGAGGCGAAGGAAATATCTAAATATGTTGCCTTCTGGAATGGTGTCGAGGTCGTCAAATAAATATAATAAATAAGCGCAGTGGAAGTTATCCTGGGTTAATTTTTCATCCAGCTCTTTTCTATTGAGTTCTTTAAATTCTTATTCATTTCCGTCTCTAGGGACGACTTTAAGAGCTTCGACGTAGTCTTCGTCTGCCCATAACGCAAAGACTTTTCACCGCCTGAATTATTTGCAACCGTACCACCGACTGAAGCCATTGATTTTGAAGCTGGATAACTGGGAAGCATGCTTTTATATTTGGGGCTTTCCTTCTCAAATAATCTAAATGGCACTCCAGGTTGAACTATTGCTGATTCAGAACCAATGTCGATTATTTTGTTCATGTGGGCGTTTACGTCCAGTATTATAGATTCATTTAAATCTCCACCCGCCATGTCAGTACCGCAGGAGTGAGGAGTTAGCGATATAGAATCGTCGCCAGCTGTCTTTTTGCCTGTCACATAATTTACCACCTTATTTACCACCTTATTTATGTCGTCAACGTCTTTGGGGAAAACAACCAATTCGGGGGTTATTCTAAATGCGCTGGCATCTCAGCTATAATGATGCAGGGTCTCAGGATCATCCTTTGCATCTCCTTTTAATATTTGTTGAATTTCGACTTTATGTGGTATTTCAATCAATCCTTTAATAGGAAAAATTTCGATATTAGTGTGATGAAAATAAAAATCAAATTAGCAAGATTATCGAGGGCTCGCGATACGTCTACGAGATACGGACCAGATTCCAAGATTAAGTATCACACTGGATGCGATTAAAAGCACTGTGGTGTATTTAAAGAATTGTCTGGGCATTATGTAGAATGAAAGATCAAACCTGTTATTCATCCAGAGATTATTGCTAAAGAGTAGGGGATGGAAAACATCCCTCCAAAAAGTCGTGAAGAAGGGTAATACAACTAATAAAGCGACGATGATTAATGCATTCACAATTGCAAATCTAGAAACCCGGAGCCTGTCAAACGTCAGCATTAAACATATGACACAGATGATGGCAATAATAAACATATTATCAAAAATATCACGAACCTCTCCTAAATGTAGCTTTTCTTTTTTCGTCCAGAATGATACTAATTCCCCTTTATGCAAA
Coding sequences:
- the rho gene encoding transcription termination factor Rho codes for the protein MARASKAQQSTEEKVLEGPESPFLNLNELRDRRTSELMKIARELHIEETSRMSKQDLIYAVLKAQSEKEGMIYAEGVLEILSEGYGFLRSPKYSYLPGPDDIYVSKSQIRSFNLKTGDTVGGQVRLPREGEKNLALLKIELVNQDSLESCKERVPFEGLVPLHPDEKINLEYDPNEFCSRVMDLFIPVGKGQRGVIVAPPRTGKTILLQRIANAVTKNNPEIVLIVLLIDERPEEVTDMERSVKGEVVSSTFDEPAQRHIQVADMVLEKAKRLVEHGKDVVILLDSLTRLARASNTVTPASGRVLSGGMEANALQRPKRFFGAARNTEEGGSLTIIATALIDTGSRMDEVIFEEFKGTGNMEVYLDRRLADKRIFPAIDLLKSGTRKEELLLPPDVINRVWLLRKILSPMNTTEAMEFLLDKISGTKTNKEFLNLMNQ
- a CDS encoding cysteine desulfurase, whose product is MQKEYLNSIKFESNEIRKDFPIFERKIGGKPLIYLDNAATTQKPRYVIEAEKSFYETVNANIHRAVHTLSHESTVLYENAHKSVANFIGAKSWREIIFTRNATEAINLVAYAWGLHNLQKGDEIVTTIMEHHSNIVPWQMLKRLKGIEVKFLDVDDEGRLRVEDLPKFISERTKLVSVVHASNVLGVVNPVKEIVDEAKKVGALVLVDAAQSVPHLPVDVSALGCDFLVASGHKMLGPTGTGFLYGRKELLEQMEPFNYGGDMIETVTIDKSTWNELPWKYEAGTPNIAGGVGLGAAIDYLNRIGFEEIQNYEKLLTSYTLERLLDLPWIELHGPKDVVDKLGVFTFNIKDIHPHDISWILDGEGIAVRSGHHCAQPLMRRLNIDNAVRASLYLYNTMEEIDSLIEALKKAQNLFKN
- a CDS encoding non-heme iron oxygenase ferredoxin subunit — its product is MNNGFIRVAIKSEILPGEVKSFAVDNEIIAVCNVGGYFYAIKDKCTHMEFPLSDGVLENETITCAYHGAEFNVKTGEALCMPAVEPVETYELKVEGDDIYVLVD
- a CDS encoding iron-sulfur cluster assembly scaffold protein, which translates into the protein MNTEQFDYILDHFKHPRNYKRLSEPDISYEEGNPLCGDVIRFDFRIKNNKVSETGFSGKGCAISQASASILTEMIVNKDLESVREITADDLLEAIGMRISPVRLKCALLSLKVLKSGLFGKNDWPGEE
- the sufD gene encoding Fe-S cluster assembly protein SufD — protein: MEIEMQDIDSYLEGFLKYQEYSAGREIRWFRENREKAIHAFKKLGFPTIHDEDWRFTNLAPIERTPFRLMLNGKSNLSRNDIEPFVFSDSLQNQLVFIDGRFSVELSSLNTSGGVRISNLTKALFDYQDLLSEHLTHYADFEHEAFTALNTAFMEDGAFVSIPKGVLLHEPIHLLYITTINDIPCIANPRNLIILEDNSQANIIEHYVSLGSNVYFSNVVTEVVIGENSTLDHYMIERESVKAYNVSTLRVEQMRNSNLNSHSLLLGGSLVRNNVHPVLAGEGCHSFINGLFMSTGRQHMDNYMKVEHVSPHCDSRQLYNGVLNGKSRGVFHGRIIVHKDAQKTDAKQTNRNLLLSDSAQIDTKPQLEIYADDVKCTHGATIGQIDENAIFYIRSRGLSEESARAMLLYAFTSKSLESMNVEQIRDYIEKLVTEWFAKGNLIQLPS
- the sufC gene encoding Fe-S cluster assembly ATPase SufC, producing MLEIKNLHVSVDNQEILKGLSLAINPGEIHSIMGPNGSGKSTLAQVLAGRDTYKVTDGEILYEGRNLLEMSPEERAREGIFMAFQYPVEIPGVANTYFLREALNAIRKHKGLEPLKHVEFVKLVKERMKSLDVDDNLLQRSVNEGFSGGEKKRNEIFQLQVLEPRFAILDETDSGLDIDALKIVARGVNTMRTDERSFLIITHYQRLLNYIIPDIVHVLVDGRIVKSGGKELALELEDKGYVGVGDELTNSNVARN
- the sufB gene encoding Fe-S cluster assembly protein SufB — encoded protein: MSVDLEQLSKQEYKYGFVTNIEQEIAPKGLNEDVIRMISAKKNEPEWLLEWRLKAYRNWLTMKEPKWHNVHYPPIDYNDISYYAAPKQTKKAKSLDDIDPELRATYEKLGIPLEEQMMLAGVAVDAVFDSVSLITTFKEKLAELNIIFCSISEAVQEYPELVKKYMGFVVPHNDNYFAALNSAVFTDGSFVYVPKGVRCPMELSTYFRINAENTGQFERTLIIAEEGSYVSYLEGCTAPKRDENQLHAAVVELIAHNDATIKYSTIQNWYPGDKDGKGGIYNFVTKRGRCIGRNSHISWTQVETGSAITWKYPSCILEGDNSVGEFYSVALTNNRQQADTGTKMIHIGKNTSSTIVSKGISAGYGQNTYRGLVQIGKNATGARNYTQCDSMLIGDKCGAHTFPYIEVKNSTARMEHEASTSKIGDDQIFYCRQRGLSAEDAVSLIVNGFCKKVFRELPFEFAVEAERLLSVSLEGSVG
- a CDS encoding Rrf2 family transcriptional regulator: MQVSRTLDYAVRSLAYMGKNPVLTSSMKEISEHQHIPKNYLAKIMRRLVKRGLIRSMVGPDGGYILRKSPQEINLREVYEAIEGELRIIDCMDKAKICALYACCPQLPVWDRVRVSMIKILEDTTLDDMLKQIGTDLS
- a CDS encoding M28 family peptidase, with the translated sequence MIKEGLAFIALVYITLFPVFSIGKQGGEITSQEIISHIRYLSSDELQGRKAGTQGANIAAKYIAEEFSKAGLKPLGDQGTYFQKFPVLYGMKIGDANSLALEYGKRRESIRIGEDYIPISFSSTGETTGDLVFAGYGISAPELNYDDYERIDIKDKIVLVLRFTPESNVKDSPFYTYAPLRYKAINARKKGAKGIIFMTPSSVEEEAELGGLRFDPSFTDSGIQAVVLRRDIGKTILSYADRDLKSLELALSNKKNSSFNVPETTVYLQTDLIAERSYTTNVIGLLEGSNPDHKREVIVIGAHYDHIGLGGNTSRHGDEKKGDKIYNGADDNASGVSGLLELAEYFSHEKESLDSSLLFVAFSAEELGILGSSYYVKNPKIPLENAKAMINMDMIGRLKNNELTVFGVGSSPAWQGLINNVNSGVGLVLKLRDSGIAPSDQTVFYTKNIPVLHFFTGIHSDYHAPSDEWQKINPEGEEKVLMLISDLILELNGSLDMIAFSKVKGEEKSPSGFNVYLGTIPDYSENPDGVRLMGVRGGSPAEKAGLKDGDVIIEFSGERITNIYDYVVALGEAKAGIKTDIMIKRDKKLMEIMIVPEPRIDGE
- a CDS encoding DUF427 domain-containing protein, translated to MKAIWNGTVIAESDDTIVVEGNHYFPPESIEKEYFQESETHTLCSWKGVASYYDVVVNGDRNRNAAWYYPEPKEEAKEISKYVAFWNGVEVVK
- a CDS encoding FAD-dependent oxidoreductase translates to MVVFPKDVDDINKVVNKVVNYVTGKKTAGDDSISLTPHSCGTDMAGGDLNESIILDVNAHMNKIIDIGSESAIVQPGVPFRLFEKESPKYKSMLPSYPASKSMASVGGTVANNSGGEKSLRYGQTKTTSKLLKSSLETEMNKNLKNSIEKSWMKN
- a CDS encoding DUF1461 domain-containing protein, which translates into the protein MYSTWVSRLKGIILFPTLFYLTVYIPLAFIVYLPYWYKFNCNWNERCDTIGYERAEKGIDDLTSFFLHKGELVSFWTKKEKLHLGEVRDIFDNMFIIAIICVICLMLTFDRLRVSRFAIVNALIIVALLVVLPFFTTFWRDVFHPLLFSNNLWMNNRFDLSFYIMPRQFFKYTTVLLIASSVILNLGIWSVSRRRIASPR